Proteins co-encoded in one Spirosoma endbachense genomic window:
- a CDS encoding LacI family DNA-binding transcriptional regulator, with protein MQQHLPTIIDIARQLGISKSTVSRALTAHPNVSAKTRQRVLELAEQLDYQRNQLAISLLTNQTRTIGIMVPEFISFFFPKVIIGAQEVLAEAGYNVVICHSNESYETEVENAKALLASRVDGLIVSHTKETRNFDHFRIFQRKGVPVVFFNRVCEDMNVSKVTVNDYDGAFRAVEHLIQTGRRRIAHLAGPDSLPNSRNRLNGYRDALRHYGIAEEPELVISYDLTLEKANIYVNHLLNLPQPPDALFTINDPTAIEALKVIKSRGLRIPDDIAIVGFSNDPISALVEPGITTVSQPVSEIGQQAAALLMEQITDKDNTIPPRTIVLETQLIIRGSTVY; from the coding sequence ATGCAACAGCACCTGCCCACTATTATCGACATTGCCCGTCAACTGGGTATATCAAAATCGACGGTATCCCGAGCCTTAACGGCACATCCTAATGTAAGTGCAAAAACTCGGCAGCGGGTGCTGGAACTGGCCGAACAACTGGATTATCAACGGAATCAGTTAGCCATCTCACTCCTGACCAATCAGACCCGGACCATTGGTATTATGGTGCCTGAATTCATCAGCTTTTTCTTTCCAAAAGTGATTATTGGAGCGCAGGAAGTGCTGGCCGAAGCTGGCTACAATGTCGTAATCTGTCACTCCAATGAATCGTATGAAACAGAGGTTGAGAATGCTAAAGCACTGCTGGCCAGCCGTGTAGATGGGTTGATCGTGTCGCACACAAAAGAAACCCGCAATTTTGACCACTTCCGCATCTTTCAGCGGAAGGGTGTTCCGGTCGTGTTTTTCAATCGGGTCTGCGAAGACATGAATGTGTCGAAAGTTACGGTCAATGATTACGACGGGGCTTTTCGGGCTGTTGAGCACCTGATCCAGACCGGCCGACGGCGTATTGCCCACCTGGCCGGGCCAGACAGCCTGCCCAATAGCCGTAATCGGCTCAATGGTTACCGGGATGCGTTGCGGCATTATGGCATTGCCGAAGAACCTGAACTGGTCATTTCGTATGACCTAACGCTGGAGAAGGCCAATATCTACGTGAATCACCTACTGAATCTGCCTCAGCCACCCGACGCGTTGTTTACGATCAATGACCCCACCGCAATCGAAGCACTCAAGGTGATCAAAAGCCGGGGGCTGCGCATTCCCGACGATATTGCCATTGTTGGATTCAGCAACGATCCGATTTCTGCGTTGGTCGAGCCGGGGATAACAACTGTTTCTCAGCCTGTTAGTGAAATTGGCCAGCAGGCCGCTGCCTTATTGATGGAGCAAATAACGGATAAGGACAATACTATCCCTCCGCGAACAATTGTGCTGGAAACGCAGCTCATTATAAGAGGATCGACGGTGTATTAA
- a CDS encoding SusC/RagA family TonB-linked outer membrane protein encodes MKKRIRLLFCLGLTVLAAASGVLAQGLTVSGRVTGPDGNALPGVSVILKNTQRGTTTNAEGRYSFPNVSTENGAAVLTFSFIGYVSQDVTVGNRSTIDLTLQSDDRSLNEVVVVGYGTQRKIETTGAIASVKAADLVQTPVANVAQGLQSRVAGVQVNQNTGAPGGNVSVRIRGTNSINGSSEPLYVVDGIQISNSGGINDVSPLSTINPNDIESVEILKDASASAIYGSRAANGVVLITTKRGKTGATRVTLDSYYGVQKVNKTLPVLNAAQFAQLENEVFKNNFYPNPSSLGEGTNWQNLIFREAPIQNHQLSINGGNEKTQLALSASYFNQDGIIINSAFKRYSYRLNVDHRVSERLKVGTSILGSYAINSGITTGSETIGDAGVVTASILGAAIGAPPTLVPYRADGTIFPFGEQAGGQYREVTNPLNFASVLNRNAIKRTLINLYADFTILKGLTYRASFNTDLQSSLRDGYSPRSIVNKADLNDNSGSGFKVNNNGLALLHESILTYSTLFAQHHSFKATAVVASQSEDNNSNQINATGFPNDATQNEALQLALTRTITSSRSRTRLDSYLARINYGYKDKYFLDLTARVDGSSRFGANNKYGLFPAISGAWRIIEEPFAKNISWLSDLKLRASYGITGNAGGLNPYQSLATVSASGSDYNINHTFATGINPSGIANPDLRWEKSTQADIGLDISLLNNRISVIVDAYQKTTKDLLYVKGLPLSSGYGTITGNFASLENKGLEFAVNARILDGPLKWNVSGNMTMNRNKVLDLDGGTTQERFITAYSVLKVGQPLGVFKTYVFDGINQTGEAILPGYDGRLGGLKVKDINGDGTISAADQVITGNPNPKFIYGFSTNLSFKGFDLNMFLSGSQGNDIYNASRLSFEMPLGQRNQLAGLANRWSATNPSNQYVSGFQAGRLPVTSQVVEDGSYLRCKNLTLGYTLPRIKGLQQIRVYVSTNNLFTITKYSGFDPEVNTYAGSNTAIGIDNLVYPQAKSFLGGLQVTF; translated from the coding sequence ATGAAAAAACGAATACGACTCCTCTTCTGTCTGGGACTAACGGTTCTTGCAGCGGCATCGGGTGTGCTGGCTCAGGGCCTTACTGTCAGTGGGCGTGTAACAGGACCAGACGGCAATGCGTTGCCAGGTGTCAGTGTCATTCTGAAGAATACCCAACGCGGTACGACCACGAATGCAGAAGGCCGGTATTCTTTCCCCAACGTATCGACCGAAAACGGAGCGGCAGTACTTACATTTTCCTTCATCGGCTATGTCTCGCAGGATGTTACGGTAGGGAATCGCTCAACGATCGACCTGACACTTCAGTCCGACGACCGGTCGCTGAACGAAGTTGTGGTCGTGGGTTATGGTACGCAACGAAAAATAGAAACGACGGGCGCTATTGCGTCGGTAAAAGCCGCTGATCTGGTGCAAACGCCAGTTGCCAACGTGGCTCAGGGGCTCCAGTCGCGGGTTGCCGGGGTTCAGGTGAATCAGAACACGGGCGCTCCCGGCGGAAACGTCAGTGTACGGATTCGGGGAACAAACTCGATTAACGGGAGTTCCGAACCGTTGTATGTCGTGGATGGTATCCAGATTTCGAACAGTGGCGGCATTAACGATGTCAGTCCGCTTTCGACCATCAATCCGAACGATATTGAGTCGGTCGAAATTCTGAAGGATGCCTCTGCTTCTGCCATTTACGGGTCACGGGCCGCCAACGGCGTTGTGCTCATTACAACCAAGCGCGGTAAAACCGGCGCTACCCGCGTAACGCTCGACAGCTATTATGGGGTGCAGAAAGTAAATAAAACCTTACCGGTTCTGAATGCAGCTCAATTTGCGCAATTGGAAAACGAGGTTTTCAAAAACAATTTCTACCCCAATCCTTCATCGTTGGGTGAAGGCACTAACTGGCAAAATCTCATTTTCCGTGAGGCACCCATCCAAAATCACCAGTTGTCGATCAACGGCGGAAACGAAAAAACCCAGCTAGCACTTTCAGCTAGTTACTTCAATCAAGACGGTATCATCATTAACTCGGCCTTCAAACGGTATTCATATCGGCTGAATGTTGACCACAGAGTAAGTGAACGGCTAAAAGTAGGAACCAGTATCTTAGGCAGTTATGCTATTAACTCCGGTATCACGACCGGTTCTGAAACAATCGGTGACGCGGGTGTTGTCACGGCTTCCATCCTCGGCGCGGCCATCGGTGCACCACCAACGCTGGTGCCTTACCGTGCTGATGGTACGATCTTTCCATTTGGCGAGCAGGCTGGCGGTCAGTATCGGGAAGTTACCAATCCGCTCAACTTCGCCAGTGTTCTGAACCGGAACGCCATCAAACGGACCCTCATCAACCTCTATGCTGATTTCACCATTCTGAAGGGTCTAACGTATCGGGCATCGTTCAATACGGATCTGCAAAGTAGTTTGCGCGATGGGTATTCGCCCCGTTCGATTGTTAACAAAGCGGATTTGAATGATAATTCGGGATCAGGGTTTAAGGTGAATAACAACGGGCTGGCTTTGCTGCACGAAAGCATCCTGACCTACAGCACCCTGTTTGCTCAGCATCATTCGTTTAAAGCGACGGCAGTAGTAGCTTCCCAATCGGAGGACAATAATTCCAATCAAATTAACGCCACTGGCTTCCCGAACGATGCCACCCAGAACGAAGCCCTGCAACTGGCGTTAACCCGAACGATTACCAGCAGCCGGTCTCGTACCCGACTGGACTCGTATCTGGCCCGTATCAATTATGGCTACAAAGACAAGTATTTTCTGGACTTGACCGCCCGAGTCGATGGGTCCAGCAGATTCGGAGCAAACAACAAATACGGTTTATTTCCGGCTATTTCCGGAGCCTGGCGGATTATTGAGGAGCCGTTTGCCAAGAACATTTCCTGGCTTTCAGATTTGAAACTGCGTGCCAGCTACGGTATTACCGGAAATGCCGGTGGCCTAAATCCATATCAATCTCTGGCGACGGTTTCGGCTTCAGGCAGCGATTACAACATTAACCACACGTTTGCAACAGGCATCAACCCATCGGGTATCGCCAACCCCGATTTACGCTGGGAAAAGTCTACTCAGGCAGATATTGGTCTTGACATTAGCCTACTCAATAACCGCATCAGCGTCATTGTCGATGCGTATCAGAAGACCACGAAAGACTTATTGTATGTGAAAGGCCTGCCGTTAAGCTCTGGCTACGGCACGATCACCGGTAATTTTGCTTCGCTGGAAAACAAGGGACTGGAATTCGCCGTAAATGCCCGGATTCTGGATGGCCCGCTGAAATGGAATGTTTCTGGCAACATGACCATGAACCGCAATAAGGTGCTGGATCTGGACGGCGGCACAACGCAGGAGCGATTTATTACGGCCTATTCGGTATTGAAAGTTGGCCAGCCACTGGGCGTTTTCAAAACCTATGTTTTCGACGGAATCAATCAAACCGGCGAGGCCATTCTCCCTGGTTATGACGGTCGTTTAGGTGGTCTGAAAGTGAAGGACATCAACGGCGACGGCACTATTTCGGCTGCGGACCAGGTGATTACCGGAAATCCGAACCCGAAATTCATTTACGGTTTTTCTACCAATCTATCGTTCAAAGGCTTTGATCTGAATATGTTTCTGTCGGGGTCACAGGGAAATGACATTTACAACGCGAGCCGTCTTTCGTTCGAAATGCCACTGGGTCAACGGAATCAGTTGGCAGGGCTTGCCAATCGCTGGTCGGCTACCAACCCAAGCAATCAGTATGTGAGTGGTTTTCAGGCAGGTCGCCTGCCCGTAACCAGTCAGGTGGTTGAAGATGGTTCGTATCTGCGTTGCAAGAATCTGACGTTGGGTTATACGCTGCCGCGCATCAAAGGACTCCAGCAAATTCGGGTGTATGTGAGCACCAACAACCTCTTCACGATCACTAAATACAGTGGTTTTGATCCGGAAGTTAACACGTATGCGGGTTCAAATACCGCCATTGGTATCGACAATCTGGTGTATCCACAAGCCAAATCATTTCTGGGCGGTCTTCAGGTAACGTTTTAA
- a CDS encoding RagB/SusD family nutrient uptake outer membrane protein, whose amino-acid sequence MKKILIPILVAFSLASCQLDETIYSSIYTEAFYKTAADAEKGLIAAYDPFADMYSGPAGTLIADFSDDQTYPRGVVGRNTLTLFTYDVNYTTQKSNSRLNEAPQQIWTSGYDGIEKANWIIAKVPAAVMDETRKKQIIGEAYYLRAFYLWMLTKNFGDVPIKTTPSYSEADAVIGKSPKADVYKQIYADLDLAFAAGLPSYPAVDKGRPSKEVVNALYAKAALYNEEWQKALEKAQAVIASGKYALMPDVRNVYKYDQEDAARIENMWAYEVDPISPGRSHQLTGLCGPPASAGPEYGKTTFGSMFAYQAFYNSFNPQDKRRLLLDTTYVDKNGKTLPQKSITPITADGVLIKKYQDPVSTIGLIPNIPIFRLADMYLIAAEAEARLNGATPTAYGYINTVRKRAGLPDLQTGLSKDAFVDAVIQERAWEFFAEGDRWYDLTRTGKYLTVIPKAVNSVYPTRTVQAKNKYFPIPQDELNANSKLQQNPDWK is encoded by the coding sequence ATGAAAAAGATACTTATTCCTATATTAGTTGCCTTCAGCCTGGCGTCCTGCCAACTGGACGAAACCATTTATTCGTCCATCTATACCGAAGCGTTCTACAAAACCGCAGCCGATGCGGAGAAAGGGCTCATAGCGGCTTACGATCCGTTTGCGGATATGTACAGTGGTCCCGCCGGAACATTGATCGCCGATTTTAGCGATGACCAGACCTACCCACGGGGGGTTGTGGGCCGTAATACACTGACACTTTTCACCTACGACGTTAACTACACGACGCAGAAAAGTAATTCCCGGCTCAATGAAGCACCCCAGCAAATCTGGACATCGGGTTACGACGGCATTGAAAAAGCGAACTGGATCATTGCCAAGGTCCCGGCGGCCGTCATGGACGAAACCCGCAAAAAACAGATCATCGGTGAGGCTTACTACCTGAGGGCGTTCTACCTCTGGATGTTAACCAAAAACTTCGGGGATGTACCCATCAAAACGACACCCAGCTATTCGGAAGCGGATGCCGTTATTGGAAAAAGCCCTAAAGCCGATGTGTACAAACAGATTTATGCCGACTTAGACCTGGCCTTTGCAGCTGGTTTGCCCTCGTATCCGGCGGTTGATAAAGGCCGTCCATCTAAGGAAGTGGTGAATGCGCTTTACGCAAAAGCGGCTTTGTATAACGAAGAGTGGCAAAAAGCGCTCGAAAAAGCACAGGCGGTGATCGCATCGGGAAAATACGCCCTGATGCCGGATGTCCGCAATGTGTATAAATACGATCAGGAAGATGCGGCTCGCATCGAGAATATGTGGGCGTATGAAGTTGATCCGATTTCGCCGGGTCGGTCGCACCAGTTAACGGGTTTGTGTGGCCCGCCTGCCAGTGCCGGGCCGGAATACGGCAAAACAACGTTCGGGTCGATGTTCGCCTATCAGGCTTTCTACAATTCGTTCAACCCGCAGGATAAACGCCGGCTTTTGCTCGACACGACCTATGTGGATAAAAACGGCAAAACCCTTCCGCAAAAAAGCATTACGCCTATTACAGCCGATGGCGTATTGATCAAGAAATACCAGGACCCTGTTTCAACGATTGGTTTGATTCCGAACATTCCCATTTTCCGACTGGCCGATATGTACCTGATTGCTGCCGAAGCAGAAGCCCGCCTGAACGGTGCAACACCAACGGCATACGGTTATATCAACACTGTGCGGAAACGGGCCGGATTGCCTGATCTGCAAACGGGTTTGAGCAAAGATGCGTTTGTTGATGCGGTTATTCAGGAACGTGCCTGGGAATTCTTCGCGGAGGGCGATCGCTGGTATGACCTCACCCGTACCG